The Eriocheir sinensis breed Jianghai 21 chromosome 4, ASM2467909v1, whole genome shotgun sequence genome has a segment encoding these proteins:
- the LOC127009416 gene encoding serine/threonine-protein kinase Tao-like isoform X5: MATLIRPGNLRNPEVADLFEREDPERLFDDLREIGHGSFGAVYYARHVATKEVVAIKKMSYNGKQSADKWQDILKEIRFLRSLRHPNTVTYRGCYLKESTVWLVMEYCLGSASDIIEVHRQPLREEEISAICEGCLQGLSYLHSLGKIHRDVKAGNILLTENGTVKLADFGSASITSPANSFVGTPYWMAPEVILAMDEGQYDGKVDVWSLGITCIELAERKPPYFNMNAMSALYHIAQNDAPKMSAPDWSKDFQHFVEACLQKSPPDRPTSARLLTHEFILRHRSSHIILDLIARTKKAVREFDNLNYRKMKKILLYETESQQGDVEDSTEEDAAGGDSSKSNSITSEKSVISAGPCGNPGEASTSNFATIKTTSIVSKQQKEHLQEDMHAAMSGYKRMRQEHQRALVKLEEKCRVDMENHKHVLDKEYEALLTQFSKELEKLRQKHEKEQEKKREMCSVAEKNLTKEINNRHSNDHKHFLTQYKKQYKENIEKWKKELSQDPNTPKKQREAQLQTQKEYLKASERQEEQKLLQQQEEYLQLEIRKFRRRGLLLYYLKEKSLLNEELTKREQQLEAAHSMLLRHHQQTQDLEYRQQRAIHALKEEQMNKQHQTELSSQHEYMKRVERDLRKKHALQQKQQPKSLKQKEIEIRRQFRDTINIQRQQYKEYKGQILAKTPKEEQRAIIKRLKEDQRRKLAMLGDQYEQSIAEMLQRQSLRLDESQVVEQQQLSEKLQRELEMLAEYQTRNRQQAEAQRNREKRELDERVAIRRDLLQNKMAEESARFQHERHERVRLMQEKHNREMDDFDNESQRYGFSPPQVTESSSERWPEEFNVAASMLSLSLQPNH, translated from the exons ATGGCCACGCTCATCCGGCCAGGGAATCTCAGAAACCCTGAAGTAGCTGACCTGTTTGAGCGTGAGGATCCTGAGAGACTCTTTGATGACCTACGGGAAATTGGCCATGGGAGTTTTGGAGCCGTGTATTACGCTCGCCATGTCGCAACTAAAGAG GTGGTGGCTATCAAGAAAATGTCATATAATGGGAAGCAAAGTGCTGACAAGTGGCAAGACATCCTGAAAGAAATAAGATTTTTGCGCAGCCTTCGCCACCCTAACACAGTCACCTACAGAGGATGTTATCTCAAGGAGTCAACTGTTTGG CTGGTAATGGAATATTGTCTTGGATCGGCATCAGACATTATAGAAGTCCATCGACAACCTCTGCGAGAAGAAGAAATCAGTGCCATCTGCGAAGGCTGTTTACAAGGCctttcatatttacattctttagGGAAAATTCATAGAGATGTTAAAGCTGGAAATATTCTCCTAACAGAAAATGGCACAGTAAAGCTTG CTGACTTTGGAAGTGCAAGTATAACATCACCTGCCAATAGCTTTGTTGGAACACCATACTGGATGGCTCCTGAAGTTATATTAGCTATGGATGAAGGACAATATGATGGAAAG GTTGATGTATGGTCATTAGGCATCACATGCATAGAACTGGCTGAACGCAAACCACCTTACTTCaacatgaatgccatgagtgccTTGTACCACATTGCCCAAAATGATGCCCCCAAAATGTCAGCCCCTGATTGGTCCAAAGACTTCCAGCACTTTGTTGAAGCTTGCCTTCAGAAATCACCACCTGATCGACCTACCTCGGCAAGACTCCTCACT CACGAGTTTATTTTGAGACATCGGTCATCCCACATCATCCTGGATCTGATCGCTCGAACAAAGAAGGCAGTCCGTGAGTTTGATAACTTAAACtataggaaaatgaagaaaattctcCTGTATGAGACTGAGAGTCAACAGGGGGATGTTGAAG ACTCCACAGAGGAGGATGCGGCTGGAGGCGACAGCAGCAAGAGCAACAGCATCACATCAGAGAAGTCGGTCATATCAGCTGGG CCTTGTGGAAATCCAGGAGAGGCAAGCACCAGCAACTTTGCCACAATCAAGACCACGTCCATTGTCAGTAAGCAGCAGAAGGAACATCTTCAAGAAGACATGCATGCAGCTATGTCTGGGTACAAACGAATGCGTCAGGAGCACCAGCGAGCCCTTGTCAAG CTTGAAGAGAAGTGCCGTGTTGACATGGAGAACCACAAGCACGTGTTGGACAAGGAATATGAAGCTTTACTCACCCAGTTTAGCAAAGAGCTGGAAAAACTACGACAG AAacatgaaaaagaacaagaaaagaaacgtGAAATGTGTTCAGTAGCAGAGAAAAACCTCACAAAAGAGATCAATAATAGACATTCTAATGATCACAAACACTTTTTGACACAGTACAAGAAACAGTACAAGGAAAACattgaaaaatggaagaaggaactCTCACAAGATCCCAATACACCTAAAAAACAGAGAGAGGCTCAGCTTCA GACCCAAAAAGAGTATCTAAAAGCCTCAGAACGACAGGAAGAGCAAAAACTGCTTCAGCAGCAAGAGGAGTACCTTCAGCTAGAGATTCGAAAATTCCGTCGACGCGGTCTACTTTTATACTACCTAAAAGAGAAGTCACTACTTAATGAGGAGCTTACCAAGAGGGAGCAGCAGTTGGAGGCAGCTCACTCGATGCTTTTAAGGCACCATCAACAAACACAAGATCTTGAGTACAGGCAGCAAAGAGCCATCCATGCTCTAAAGGAAGAACAA ATGAACAAGCAACATCAAACAGAAttaagcagtcagcatgaatacATGAAGAGGGTGGAGAGGGATCTTCGCAAAAAACATGCTCTTCAACAAAAGCAACAGCCAAAGAGCCTAAAA CAAAAAGAAATTGAAATACGGCGTCAGTTCCGGGATACCATAAATATACAGCGTCAACAATACAAAGAATATAAAGGTCAAATTCTTGCCAAAACACCAAAAGAAGAACAACGAGCAATTATCAAGAGGTTAAAGGAAGACCAGCGTCGGAAGTTGGCCATGCTTGGAGACCAGTATGAGCAATCCATTGCGGAGATGCTTCAGAGACAGTCACTCCGACTGGATGAAAGTCAG GTGGTAGAGCAGCAACAGTTGTCTGAGAAGCTCCAAAGGGAACTAGAAATGTTGGCTGAATATCAGACTCGCAATCGTCAGCAAGCAGAAGCACAGCGTAATCGGGAAAAGAGAGAACTTGATGAGAGAGTAGCAATCAGGAGAGATCTATTACAAAATAAG ATGGCAGAAGAATCTGCAAGATTTCAGCATGAACGTCATGAGCGAGTGAGACTGATGCAGGAAAAACATAACAGGGAGATGGATGACTTTGATAATGAATCCCAACGGTATGGCTTTAG tcCCCCTCAAGTGACGGAATCATCAAGTGAGCGATGGCCAGAAGAATTCAATGTGGCTGCATCTATGCTTTCCTTATCCCTCCAACCTAACCATTGA
- the LOC127009416 gene encoding serine/threonine-protein kinase Tao-like isoform X2 has protein sequence MATLIRPGNLRNPEVADLFEREDPERLFDDLREIGHGSFGAVYYARHVATKEVVAIKKMSYNGKQSADKWQDILKEIRFLRSLRHPNTVTYRGCYLKESTVWLVMEYCLGSASDIIEVHRQPLREEEISAICEGCLQGLSYLHSLGKIHRDVKAGNILLTENGTVKLADFGSASITSPANSFVGTPYWMAPEVILAMDEGQYDGKVDVWSLGITCIELAERKPPYFNMNAMSALYHIAQNDAPKMSAPDWSKDFQHFVEACLQKSPPDRPTSARLLTHEFILRHRSSHIILDLIARTKKAVREFDNLNYRKMKKILLYETESQQGDVEEEDAAGGDSSKSNSITSEKSVISAGVSQSSQSQSSSTNSLHHHHLLHQPPHPYQTPSPPMLQPSHSPYIAPQVPPHHHHPSHLPSHYSPQSPHHGLVYQHQTPSSLSPSPSSSSLHQAELGIPNNNHHPLTPSSPLIDTFSITSIASTNATSSTTPTLLLQLPGQNAPSTTTNNNDTNNASSTVKSRRGRPCGNPGEASTSNFATIKTTSIVSKQQKEHLQEDMHAAMSGYKRMRQEHQRALVKLEEKCRVDMENHKHVLDKEYEALLTQFSKELEKLRQKHEKEQEKKREMCSVAEKNLTKEINNRHSNDHKHFLTQYKKQYKENIEKWKKELSQDPNTPKKQREAQLQTQKEYLKASERQEEQKLLQQQEEYLQLEIRKFRRRGLLLYYLKEKSLLNEELTKREQQLEAAHSMLLRHHQQTQDLEYRQQRAIHALKEEQMNKQHQTELSSQHEYMKRVERDLRKKHALQQKQQPKSLKQKEIEIRRQFRDTINIQRQQYKEYKGQILAKTPKEEQRAIIKRLKEDQRRKLAMLGDQYEQSIAEMLQRQSLRLDESQVVEQQQLSEKLQRELEMLAEYQTRNRQQAEAQRNREKRELDERVAIRRDLLQNKMAEESARFQHERHERVRLMQEKHNREMDDFDNESQRYGFSPPQVTESSSERWPEEFNVAASMLSLSLQPNH, from the exons ATGGCCACGCTCATCCGGCCAGGGAATCTCAGAAACCCTGAAGTAGCTGACCTGTTTGAGCGTGAGGATCCTGAGAGACTCTTTGATGACCTACGGGAAATTGGCCATGGGAGTTTTGGAGCCGTGTATTACGCTCGCCATGTCGCAACTAAAGAG GTGGTGGCTATCAAGAAAATGTCATATAATGGGAAGCAAAGTGCTGACAAGTGGCAAGACATCCTGAAAGAAATAAGATTTTTGCGCAGCCTTCGCCACCCTAACACAGTCACCTACAGAGGATGTTATCTCAAGGAGTCAACTGTTTGG CTGGTAATGGAATATTGTCTTGGATCGGCATCAGACATTATAGAAGTCCATCGACAACCTCTGCGAGAAGAAGAAATCAGTGCCATCTGCGAAGGCTGTTTACAAGGCctttcatatttacattctttagGGAAAATTCATAGAGATGTTAAAGCTGGAAATATTCTCCTAACAGAAAATGGCACAGTAAAGCTTG CTGACTTTGGAAGTGCAAGTATAACATCACCTGCCAATAGCTTTGTTGGAACACCATACTGGATGGCTCCTGAAGTTATATTAGCTATGGATGAAGGACAATATGATGGAAAG GTTGATGTATGGTCATTAGGCATCACATGCATAGAACTGGCTGAACGCAAACCACCTTACTTCaacatgaatgccatgagtgccTTGTACCACATTGCCCAAAATGATGCCCCCAAAATGTCAGCCCCTGATTGGTCCAAAGACTTCCAGCACTTTGTTGAAGCTTGCCTTCAGAAATCACCACCTGATCGACCTACCTCGGCAAGACTCCTCACT CACGAGTTTATTTTGAGACATCGGTCATCCCACATCATCCTGGATCTGATCGCTCGAACAAAGAAGGCAGTCCGTGAGTTTGATAACTTAAACtataggaaaatgaagaaaattctcCTGTATGAGACTGAGAGTCAACAGGGGGATGTTGAAG AGGAGGATGCGGCTGGAGGCGACAGCAGCAAGAGCAACAGCATCACATCAGAGAAGTCGGTCATATCAGCTGGGGTCAGTCAGTCGTCCCAGTCGCAGTCATCTTCCACCAactccctccaccatcaccatttgCTTCATCAACCACCACACCCATATCAGACACCATCTCCACCCATGCTGCAGCCATCACATTCACCATACATTGCTCCTCAAGtgccaccacatcaccatcatcccTCACATCTTCCATCACATTATTCACCTCAATCACCACATCATGGACTTGTATATCAACACCAGACCCCCTCATCACTCTCAccttcaccctcatcatcatccttgcaCCAAGCAGAACTAGGTATCCCAAATAATAATCATCACCCATTAACACCATCTTCACCACTCATAGACACCTTTAGCATTACCTCCATTGCTAGTACCAATGCAACATCCTCCACCACCCCAACCCTTCTCCTTCAGCTTCCGGGGCAGAATGCTCCTTCAACCACTACAAACAACAACGACACCAACAACGCGTCTTCTACCGTCAAGTCGCGCCGAGGAAGG CCTTGTGGAAATCCAGGAGAGGCAAGCACCAGCAACTTTGCCACAATCAAGACCACGTCCATTGTCAGTAAGCAGCAGAAGGAACATCTTCAAGAAGACATGCATGCAGCTATGTCTGGGTACAAACGAATGCGTCAGGAGCACCAGCGAGCCCTTGTCAAG CTTGAAGAGAAGTGCCGTGTTGACATGGAGAACCACAAGCACGTGTTGGACAAGGAATATGAAGCTTTACTCACCCAGTTTAGCAAAGAGCTGGAAAAACTACGACAG AAacatgaaaaagaacaagaaaagaaacgtGAAATGTGTTCAGTAGCAGAGAAAAACCTCACAAAAGAGATCAATAATAGACATTCTAATGATCACAAACACTTTTTGACACAGTACAAGAAACAGTACAAGGAAAACattgaaaaatggaagaaggaactCTCACAAGATCCCAATACACCTAAAAAACAGAGAGAGGCTCAGCTTCA GACCCAAAAAGAGTATCTAAAAGCCTCAGAACGACAGGAAGAGCAAAAACTGCTTCAGCAGCAAGAGGAGTACCTTCAGCTAGAGATTCGAAAATTCCGTCGACGCGGTCTACTTTTATACTACCTAAAAGAGAAGTCACTACTTAATGAGGAGCTTACCAAGAGGGAGCAGCAGTTGGAGGCAGCTCACTCGATGCTTTTAAGGCACCATCAACAAACACAAGATCTTGAGTACAGGCAGCAAAGAGCCATCCATGCTCTAAAGGAAGAACAA ATGAACAAGCAACATCAAACAGAAttaagcagtcagcatgaatacATGAAGAGGGTGGAGAGGGATCTTCGCAAAAAACATGCTCTTCAACAAAAGCAACAGCCAAAGAGCCTAAAA CAAAAAGAAATTGAAATACGGCGTCAGTTCCGGGATACCATAAATATACAGCGTCAACAATACAAAGAATATAAAGGTCAAATTCTTGCCAAAACACCAAAAGAAGAACAACGAGCAATTATCAAGAGGTTAAAGGAAGACCAGCGTCGGAAGTTGGCCATGCTTGGAGACCAGTATGAGCAATCCATTGCGGAGATGCTTCAGAGACAGTCACTCCGACTGGATGAAAGTCAG GTGGTAGAGCAGCAACAGTTGTCTGAGAAGCTCCAAAGGGAACTAGAAATGTTGGCTGAATATCAGACTCGCAATCGTCAGCAAGCAGAAGCACAGCGTAATCGGGAAAAGAGAGAACTTGATGAGAGAGTAGCAATCAGGAGAGATCTATTACAAAATAAG ATGGCAGAAGAATCTGCAAGATTTCAGCATGAACGTCATGAGCGAGTGAGACTGATGCAGGAAAAACATAACAGGGAGATGGATGACTTTGATAATGAATCCCAACGGTATGGCTTTAG tcCCCCTCAAGTGACGGAATCATCAAGTGAGCGATGGCCAGAAGAATTCAATGTGGCTGCATCTATGCTTTCCTTATCCCTCCAACCTAACCATTGA
- the LOC127009416 gene encoding serine/threonine-protein kinase Tao-like isoform X3, whose product MATLIRPGNLRNPEVADLFEREDPERLFDDLREIGHGSFGAVYYARHVATKEVVAIKKMSYNGKQSADKWQDILKEIRFLRSLRHPNTVTYRGCYLKESTVWLVMEYCLGSASDIIEVHRQPLREEEISAICEGCLQGLSYLHSLGKIHRDVKAGNILLTENGTVKLADFGSASITSPANSFVGTPYWMAPEVILAMDEGQYDGKVDVWSLGITCIELAERKPPYFNMNAMSALYHIAQNDAPKMSAPDWSKDFQHFVEACLQKSPPDRPTSARLLTHEFILRHRSSHIILDLIARTKKAVREFDNLNYRKMKKILLYETESQQGDVEDSTEEDAAGGDSSKSNSITSEKSVISAGLPGQNAPSTTTNNNDTNNASSTVKSRRGRPCGNPGEASTSNFATIKTTSIVSKQQKEHLQEDMHAAMSGYKRMRQEHQRALVKLEEKCRVDMENHKHVLDKEYEALLTQFSKELEKLRQKHEKEQEKKREMCSVAEKNLTKEINNRHSNDHKHFLTQYKKQYKENIEKWKKELSQDPNTPKKQREAQLQTQKEYLKASERQEEQKLLQQQEEYLQLEIRKFRRRGLLLYYLKEKSLLNEELTKREQQLEAAHSMLLRHHQQTQDLEYRQQRAIHALKEEQMNKQHQTELSSQHEYMKRVERDLRKKHALQQKQQPKSLKQKEIEIRRQFRDTINIQRQQYKEYKGQILAKTPKEEQRAIIKRLKEDQRRKLAMLGDQYEQSIAEMLQRQSLRLDESQVVEQQQLSEKLQRELEMLAEYQTRNRQQAEAQRNREKRELDERVAIRRDLLQNKMAEESARFQHERHERVRLMQEKHNREMDDFDNESQRYGFSPPQVTESSSERWPEEFNVAASMLSLSLQPNH is encoded by the exons ATGGCCACGCTCATCCGGCCAGGGAATCTCAGAAACCCTGAAGTAGCTGACCTGTTTGAGCGTGAGGATCCTGAGAGACTCTTTGATGACCTACGGGAAATTGGCCATGGGAGTTTTGGAGCCGTGTATTACGCTCGCCATGTCGCAACTAAAGAG GTGGTGGCTATCAAGAAAATGTCATATAATGGGAAGCAAAGTGCTGACAAGTGGCAAGACATCCTGAAAGAAATAAGATTTTTGCGCAGCCTTCGCCACCCTAACACAGTCACCTACAGAGGATGTTATCTCAAGGAGTCAACTGTTTGG CTGGTAATGGAATATTGTCTTGGATCGGCATCAGACATTATAGAAGTCCATCGACAACCTCTGCGAGAAGAAGAAATCAGTGCCATCTGCGAAGGCTGTTTACAAGGCctttcatatttacattctttagGGAAAATTCATAGAGATGTTAAAGCTGGAAATATTCTCCTAACAGAAAATGGCACAGTAAAGCTTG CTGACTTTGGAAGTGCAAGTATAACATCACCTGCCAATAGCTTTGTTGGAACACCATACTGGATGGCTCCTGAAGTTATATTAGCTATGGATGAAGGACAATATGATGGAAAG GTTGATGTATGGTCATTAGGCATCACATGCATAGAACTGGCTGAACGCAAACCACCTTACTTCaacatgaatgccatgagtgccTTGTACCACATTGCCCAAAATGATGCCCCCAAAATGTCAGCCCCTGATTGGTCCAAAGACTTCCAGCACTTTGTTGAAGCTTGCCTTCAGAAATCACCACCTGATCGACCTACCTCGGCAAGACTCCTCACT CACGAGTTTATTTTGAGACATCGGTCATCCCACATCATCCTGGATCTGATCGCTCGAACAAAGAAGGCAGTCCGTGAGTTTGATAACTTAAACtataggaaaatgaagaaaattctcCTGTATGAGACTGAGAGTCAACAGGGGGATGTTGAAG ACTCCACAGAGGAGGATGCGGCTGGAGGCGACAGCAGCAAGAGCAACAGCATCACATCAGAGAAGTCGGTCATATCAGCTGGG CTTCCGGGGCAGAATGCTCCTTCAACCACTACAAACAACAACGACACCAACAACGCGTCTTCTACCGTCAAGTCGCGCCGAGGAAGG CCTTGTGGAAATCCAGGAGAGGCAAGCACCAGCAACTTTGCCACAATCAAGACCACGTCCATTGTCAGTAAGCAGCAGAAGGAACATCTTCAAGAAGACATGCATGCAGCTATGTCTGGGTACAAACGAATGCGTCAGGAGCACCAGCGAGCCCTTGTCAAG CTTGAAGAGAAGTGCCGTGTTGACATGGAGAACCACAAGCACGTGTTGGACAAGGAATATGAAGCTTTACTCACCCAGTTTAGCAAAGAGCTGGAAAAACTACGACAG AAacatgaaaaagaacaagaaaagaaacgtGAAATGTGTTCAGTAGCAGAGAAAAACCTCACAAAAGAGATCAATAATAGACATTCTAATGATCACAAACACTTTTTGACACAGTACAAGAAACAGTACAAGGAAAACattgaaaaatggaagaaggaactCTCACAAGATCCCAATACACCTAAAAAACAGAGAGAGGCTCAGCTTCA GACCCAAAAAGAGTATCTAAAAGCCTCAGAACGACAGGAAGAGCAAAAACTGCTTCAGCAGCAAGAGGAGTACCTTCAGCTAGAGATTCGAAAATTCCGTCGACGCGGTCTACTTTTATACTACCTAAAAGAGAAGTCACTACTTAATGAGGAGCTTACCAAGAGGGAGCAGCAGTTGGAGGCAGCTCACTCGATGCTTTTAAGGCACCATCAACAAACACAAGATCTTGAGTACAGGCAGCAAAGAGCCATCCATGCTCTAAAGGAAGAACAA ATGAACAAGCAACATCAAACAGAAttaagcagtcagcatgaatacATGAAGAGGGTGGAGAGGGATCTTCGCAAAAAACATGCTCTTCAACAAAAGCAACAGCCAAAGAGCCTAAAA CAAAAAGAAATTGAAATACGGCGTCAGTTCCGGGATACCATAAATATACAGCGTCAACAATACAAAGAATATAAAGGTCAAATTCTTGCCAAAACACCAAAAGAAGAACAACGAGCAATTATCAAGAGGTTAAAGGAAGACCAGCGTCGGAAGTTGGCCATGCTTGGAGACCAGTATGAGCAATCCATTGCGGAGATGCTTCAGAGACAGTCACTCCGACTGGATGAAAGTCAG GTGGTAGAGCAGCAACAGTTGTCTGAGAAGCTCCAAAGGGAACTAGAAATGTTGGCTGAATATCAGACTCGCAATCGTCAGCAAGCAGAAGCACAGCGTAATCGGGAAAAGAGAGAACTTGATGAGAGAGTAGCAATCAGGAGAGATCTATTACAAAATAAG ATGGCAGAAGAATCTGCAAGATTTCAGCATGAACGTCATGAGCGAGTGAGACTGATGCAGGAAAAACATAACAGGGAGATGGATGACTTTGATAATGAATCCCAACGGTATGGCTTTAG tcCCCCTCAAGTGACGGAATCATCAAGTGAGCGATGGCCAGAAGAATTCAATGTGGCTGCATCTATGCTTTCCTTATCCCTCCAACCTAACCATTGA